The following are encoded together in the Bradyrhizobium algeriense genome:
- a CDS encoding c-type cytochrome: MLAAACGQSAPPPASDPTNAGKAVFSRANCVGCHKWHGNGGGGYGGDALSLRKTELTRDQIIETIGCGRPGTGMPFFIRGGYDEVKCHGMNRQDAGAQIPPEGATFLRPKDIEAVADYVIAHIKGTGEPTYAECVAFFSSTSRVCDVYKTQQPDHATASTGKGQ; the protein is encoded by the coding sequence ATGCTAGCCGCGGCCTGCGGTCAGTCGGCGCCGCCGCCGGCCTCGGACCCGACCAATGCCGGCAAGGCGGTGTTCAGTCGCGCAAACTGCGTGGGCTGTCACAAGTGGCACGGCAATGGTGGCGGCGGCTATGGCGGCGATGCGCTGTCGCTGCGCAAGACCGAGCTGACGCGGGATCAGATCATTGAAACCATCGGCTGCGGGCGGCCGGGCACGGGGATGCCGTTCTTTATACGCGGCGGCTACGATGAGGTGAAATGCCACGGCATGAACCGCCAGGATGCGGGGGCACAGATACCGCCCGAGGGCGCAACGTTCCTGCGGCCGAAAGATATCGAAGCCGTCGCCGATTACGTGATAGCCCACATCAAGGGAACCGGCGAACCCACTTACGCGGAATGCGTCGCTTTCTTCTCGAGCACGTCGCGGGTCTGCGACGTCTACAAGACTCAGCAGCCGGATCATGCGACCGCCAGCACGGGGAAGGGCCAGTGA
- a CDS encoding sensor domain-containing diguanylate cyclase has product MPFGRQSDGTRIGWFRRDSGRRPWRLSAKLLIASSIATVIGFSTICASVMLDMRRGEEELARQTLENLAAGIDADISRNIELYDLSLRNVASNLVMPEIMSVSKEIQHLILFDHAATAKHFGVIQVFDAQGKLTHDAASLDPAPEDRGDEEYFQVHRANPDVGLYMSRPMLRRSAYSIVLSRRINDTDGGFLGVVVGSIRFTYFHDLFGRLTLNPGDTITVLRRDRTIIMRTPFDLDVIGKNLAERPKWRADNLKEGIAYAGVGPVDPTPRLYVRSGSTNLFFVVVGKPLASILNLWHREVLRIGAVMMTLILFVVGTTLFLAREIGRRAEAEEKLEELATTDALTGLKNRRKFDIEIDLEWRRAARNKTPVAVLMIDADHFKAYNDTYGHQAGDQVLVGIAICISDSVRRSGDCPARYGGEEFAILLPGLSAVEAFTVAETIRLKVEQWSEDPNVTTVSVGVASITPTAAIDWSYLIEAADKALYAAKANGRNQSVLAAIPQLALVA; this is encoded by the coding sequence ATGCCATTTGGACGGCAAAGCGATGGGACCAGAATTGGCTGGTTCAGGAGAGATTCCGGCCGCCGGCCCTGGCGGTTGTCGGCGAAGCTGTTGATCGCGTCGTCGATCGCGACCGTGATCGGCTTTTCCACGATTTGCGCCAGCGTCATGCTCGACATGCGCCGCGGCGAGGAAGAGCTCGCGCGCCAGACTCTCGAAAATCTCGCCGCGGGCATCGATGCCGACATCAGCCGGAACATCGAACTCTATGACCTCTCGCTACGCAACGTCGCCAGCAATCTGGTGATGCCGGAGATCATGAGCGTCAGCAAGGAGATCCAGCATCTGATCCTGTTCGATCATGCCGCCACCGCCAAACATTTCGGCGTGATCCAGGTGTTCGACGCGCAGGGCAAGCTGACGCACGACGCGGCCAGCCTCGATCCGGCGCCGGAAGATCGCGGCGACGAGGAGTATTTCCAGGTCCATCGCGCCAATCCCGACGTAGGCCTGTACATGAGCCGACCGATGCTGCGCCGCAGCGCCTATTCGATCGTGCTCAGCCGGCGCATCAACGACACCGATGGTGGTTTCCTCGGCGTCGTGGTGGGCTCGATCCGCTTCACTTATTTCCATGACTTGTTCGGCCGGCTCACCCTCAACCCCGGCGATACGATCACCGTGTTGCGCCGCGATCGAACGATCATCATGCGGACGCCGTTCGACCTGGACGTCATCGGGAAAAACCTGGCGGAGCGGCCAAAATGGCGCGCGGACAATTTGAAGGAAGGCATCGCCTATGCCGGCGTCGGACCGGTCGATCCGACACCGCGGCTTTACGTTCGAAGCGGCAGCACGAACTTGTTCTTTGTCGTGGTCGGAAAGCCGCTGGCGAGCATCCTGAACCTTTGGCACCGGGAGGTGCTGCGGATCGGGGCGGTCATGATGACGCTGATCCTGTTCGTGGTCGGCACCACGCTGTTCCTCGCCCGCGAGATCGGCCGCCGCGCCGAGGCGGAAGAGAAGCTCGAGGAACTCGCGACGACGGACGCGCTGACGGGGCTGAAGAACCGGCGCAAATTCGATATCGAGATCGATCTGGAGTGGCGGCGGGCAGCGCGCAACAAGACCCCTGTCGCGGTGCTGATGATCGATGCGGACCACTTCAAGGCCTACAACGATACCTACGGACACCAGGCCGGCGATCAGGTGCTGGTCGGCATTGCTATCTGCATTTCGGACTCGGTGCGGCGGTCGGGCGACTGTCCGGCGCGCTACGGCGGCGAGGAATTCGCGATACTCCTGCCGGGCCTCTCGGCGGTGGAAGCGTTCACCGTCGCCGAGACCATCCGCTTGAAAGTCGAGCAATGGTCGGAAGATCCCAATGTCACGACGGTCAGCGTCGGCGTGGCGAGCATAACGCCCACGGCAGCTATCGACTGGTCCTATCTGATCGAAGCGGCCGACAAGGCGCTCTACGCGGCCAAGGCCAATGGCCGCAACCAGTCAGTGCTCGCCGCGATCCCGCAACTCGCGCTGGTGGCGTAA
- a CDS encoding DUF7662 domain-containing protein, which translates to MNDYDLLRDYLKKQKLPEFVLSFEQIEEIIDAALPRAAQRASWWETLRSPQEKMPQREACLEAGYIATRQADGKSVKFKKIPARR; encoded by the coding sequence GTGAACGACTACGACCTGCTGAGGGACTATCTGAAGAAGCAGAAACTTCCTGAATTCGTGCTGAGCTTCGAACAGATCGAGGAGATCATCGACGCGGCCCTGCCGCGCGCCGCGCAGCGCGCGTCCTGGTGGGAGACGTTGCGCAGCCCGCAGGAGAAGATGCCGCAGCGCGAAGCCTGTCTCGAAGCAGGCTACATCGCAACGCGGCAAGCGGATGGGAAGAGCGTGAAGTTCAAGAAGATACCCGCGAGGCGGTGA
- a CDS encoding PQQ-dependent dehydrogenase, methanol/ethanol family has protein sequence MGTLPVSAADQVNQERLLNVDKEPGNWLHHHQNYAAHRFSTLKEVNRDNVKNLKVAWTMHLGGIEGGGIWSHGGLEGTPIAENGFLYVTDGWGSVYKIDAHGGRGLLVWKMDPKTDRDWAGAVACCGVDNRGVALWGDLVISHTLDGRLIATNKETGQVAWQRNVADPDKGEVITGAPLIVKNMAITGVAGAEYGIRGWIAATDLATQKEVWRTHTIPGKGEPGSETWKDSNNAAAAGGGSTWVTGTYDPATDTIIWGIGNPGPDWDNAYRPGDNLYTDSSLALDATTGKIKWHYQHTPNDPYDYDSVAENVLVDIPGPNGPRKLALEADRNGFAYAIDRTNGKFVWGLPFVKKVTWTKGLDPESGKPIEYDPNKSVQTYIASVTPSRTNMETDICPGNMGGKNWPPTAYNPDLKLWYIPVIESCNRIKVEVMTPDKLKPREFWTGGGPSQPFKITGSVTAIDVTTGKIAGKMETPFPNLGGMLATPDLVFTGQPSGEVHALDAKSLQKLWEFNTGGGVNAPPMTFSVDGKQYIAILVGLGGAWDKWFIDSTPELKKIQPGSMLYVFSL, from the coding sequence ATGGGCACACTACCTGTCTCCGCTGCAGACCAGGTCAATCAGGAACGGCTGCTCAACGTCGACAAGGAGCCGGGCAACTGGCTTCATCATCATCAGAATTACGCGGCTCACCGGTTCTCCACGCTGAAGGAGGTCAACCGCGATAACGTGAAGAACCTGAAGGTCGCCTGGACCATGCATCTCGGCGGCATCGAAGGCGGCGGCATCTGGAGCCATGGCGGGCTGGAAGGCACGCCGATTGCCGAGAACGGCTTCCTCTACGTCACCGATGGATGGGGTTCGGTCTACAAGATCGACGCGCATGGCGGCCGCGGCTTGCTGGTCTGGAAGATGGATCCCAAGACGGACCGCGACTGGGCTGGTGCGGTGGCGTGTTGCGGCGTCGATAACCGCGGCGTCGCATTGTGGGGCGATCTCGTCATTTCCCACACGCTGGATGGACGGCTGATCGCGACCAACAAGGAAACCGGCCAGGTCGCGTGGCAGCGCAATGTGGCCGATCCGGACAAGGGTGAGGTCATCACCGGCGCGCCATTGATCGTCAAGAACATGGCGATAACAGGCGTGGCCGGCGCGGAGTACGGCATCCGTGGCTGGATCGCCGCAACTGATCTGGCAACCCAGAAGGAGGTCTGGCGCACCCACACGATCCCGGGCAAGGGCGAGCCCGGCAGCGAAACCTGGAAAGACAGCAACAACGCCGCTGCGGCCGGCGGCGGTTCGACCTGGGTGACCGGCACCTACGATCCCGCAACCGACACCATCATCTGGGGCATCGGCAATCCCGGACCGGATTGGGATAACGCGTATCGGCCGGGCGACAACCTTTACACCGACAGCTCGCTGGCGCTCGATGCCACGACCGGCAAGATCAAGTGGCACTATCAGCACACGCCGAACGACCCCTACGACTATGACAGCGTGGCGGAAAACGTGCTGGTCGATATCCCCGGGCCCAATGGTCCGCGGAAGCTCGCGCTCGAAGCCGACCGCAACGGCTTCGCCTATGCGATCGATCGCACCAACGGCAAGTTCGTCTGGGGCCTTCCGTTCGTGAAGAAAGTCACATGGACCAAGGGGCTCGACCCGGAGAGCGGCAAGCCGATCGAGTATGACCCGAACAAGTCCGTGCAGACCTATATCGCGTCGGTGACGCCAAGCCGCACCAACATGGAAACCGATATCTGCCCCGGCAACATGGGTGGCAAGAACTGGCCGCCGACGGCCTACAATCCGGATCTGAAGCTCTGGTACATTCCGGTAATCGAGAGCTGCAATCGCATCAAGGTTGAGGTGATGACGCCGGACAAACTGAAACCACGGGAGTTCTGGACCGGCGGTGGCCCGAGCCAGCCGTTCAAGATCACCGGCAGCGTGACGGCGATCGATGTAACGACCGGCAAGATAGCCGGCAAAATGGAAACGCCGTTCCCCAATCTGGGCGGCATGCTTGCGACTCCCGACCTCGTCTTCACCGGCCAGCCATCCGGCGAAGTCCATGCGCTTGACGCCAAGTCATTGCAGAAGCTCTGGGAGTTCAACACGGGCGGCGGCGTCAACGCACCGCCGATGACCTTTTCGGTCGATGGCAAGCAGTACATCGCCATTCTGGTCGGCCTGGGCGGCGCCTGGGACAAGTGGTTCATCGATTCAACGCCCGAACTGAAGAAGATACAGCCGGGATCGATGCTCTACGTATTCTCGCTCTGA
- a CDS encoding copper chaperone PCu(A)C encodes MTAIATSSFDGALDRAGWAALPDRSRFLALGLVAGLGAGLGLTPGFAAAGDALQVTSARVAASDEIGIDLPLLMTIRNDAAEADAILRVRCPFANFAVKHTVDRGEGAPAMREIKSIPIPESKTIELKHDGYHVMLLQTRQKLVDGETFTCAVVFQKAGTRETEVQVSRTP; translated from the coding sequence ATGACCGCCATAGCGACATCGAGCTTTGATGGTGCTCTTGATCGGGCAGGGTGGGCTGCGCTGCCCGACAGATCCCGGTTTCTCGCGCTCGGACTGGTTGCCGGCCTTGGTGCCGGCCTTGGGCTGACGCCCGGTTTCGCTGCTGCCGGCGACGCACTGCAGGTGACGAGCGCGCGGGTGGCCGCGTCCGACGAGATTGGTATCGATCTCCCGCTGCTGATGACGATCAGAAACGATGCGGCCGAAGCCGACGCGATCCTGCGCGTCCGCTGTCCGTTTGCGAATTTCGCTGTAAAGCACACCGTCGATCGCGGCGAAGGCGCGCCCGCCATGCGCGAGATCAAGTCCATTCCGATCCCGGAGAGCAAGACGATCGAACTCAAGCACGACGGATATCACGTGATGCTGCTGCAGACGCGGCAGAAGCTTGTCGACGGCGAGACGTTTACATGCGCCGTCGTTTTCCAGAAAGCCGGAACCAGGGAAACGGAGGTGCAGGTTTCACGAACGCCGTGA